In Chondrinema litorale, a single window of DNA contains:
- a CDS encoding phytase translates to MNIKVNLLLLITILAVSCMSKKGAEEIGETTDTEELLDTLASLPVMSLQPVVTTEPTKYDTDDPCIWINKDDLSKSLIIGTDKDEDGGLYVYDLEGKIIQDKVVKNLHRPNNVDLEYGFNYKGKQVDIAVTTERLTHRLLIYSVPEMTLIGSINAFEGEKDTTNSEYRDLMGIGLYKDPAKKDIYAIVGRKVGPTDSTYLWQYKLMVKQDSVRGELVRKFGAFSGLKEIESIAVDDKLGYVYYSDEGLGVRKYFAHPDSSNRELALFATEGFQDDHEGISIYELDDKRGYILVSDQQSNEFHIFPREGTAEDPNKHPLLKVIPVSTVESDGSDVTSVTLNDKFKGGLFVAMSEGKVFQYYSWKDIAGDDLEVKE, encoded by the coding sequence ATGAATATAAAAGTTAATTTATTACTACTTATAACCATACTGGCAGTAAGCTGCATGTCTAAAAAAGGGGCAGAGGAAATCGGAGAAACGACCGATACAGAAGAACTGCTAGATACTTTGGCATCGTTACCAGTAATGTCTTTACAACCAGTAGTAACCACAGAGCCAACTAAATACGATACAGACGATCCTTGTATTTGGATTAACAAAGATGATCTTTCTAAAAGTTTGATTATTGGTACAGACAAAGATGAAGATGGCGGTTTGTACGTGTACGATTTAGAAGGTAAAATTATTCAAGACAAAGTGGTTAAAAATCTGCACCGACCGAATAATGTAGATTTGGAGTACGGATTTAACTACAAAGGCAAACAGGTTGATATAGCTGTTACTACAGAGCGATTAACTCACAGACTCTTGATTTATTCAGTTCCGGAGATGACTCTGATTGGTAGTATAAATGCTTTTGAGGGTGAGAAAGATACCACTAATTCAGAATATCGCGACCTAATGGGTATCGGTTTGTATAAAGACCCAGCTAAAAAGGATATTTATGCCATAGTTGGTAGAAAAGTAGGCCCGACAGACAGCACCTATTTGTGGCAATACAAACTGATGGTGAAGCAAGACTCTGTAAGAGGTGAGCTTGTACGAAAGTTTGGTGCTTTCAGTGGATTAAAAGAGATTGAATCCATTGCTGTAGACGATAAACTGGGTTATGTATATTACTCAGATGAAGGTTTGGGTGTGAGAAAATACTTTGCGCATCCAGATAGCAGTAATCGTGAATTGGCGCTGTTTGCTACAGAAGGTTTTCAAGATGATCACGAAGGAATTAGCATTTATGAGCTAGACGATAAGCGAGGTTACATTTTGGTTTCCGATCAGCAGTCTAACGAGTTTCATATTTTCCCAAGGGAAGGAACCGCAGAAGACCCGAACAAACATCCACTCTTAAAGGTAATACCTGTTTCAACTGTCGAGAGTGATGGCTCAGATGTAACCAGTGTTACGCTCAACGACAAGTTTAAAGGGGGTTTGTTTGTAGCTATGTCCGAAGGAAAAGTATTTCAATACTATAGCTGGAAAGACATCGCTGGAGACGATCTTGAAGTAAAGGAATAG